A region from the Paenibacillus humicola genome encodes:
- a CDS encoding DUF3995 domain-containing protein produces the protein MMDEHLKEIAGILIAAVLVLDGLLHVYWATGCIWPASDRLALSQAVLNSNKTRLFKPATLVPLACMLFLGALAVLVRLHLIEMPGAYLPSWLLELAVLAITAGFLMLGLAGIIRALGLVKSKSRLYYRLNLIVYMPACLLLFAAAIAAFYS, from the coding sequence ATGATGGACGAACATTTGAAAGAAATCGCAGGAATACTAATCGCGGCTGTTCTCGTTCTGGACGGCCTGCTGCATGTATACTGGGCAACGGGCTGCATTTGGCCCGCATCGGATCGGCTCGCCCTAAGTCAGGCGGTCCTCAACAGCAACAAAACGCGGCTGTTCAAACCGGCGACGCTGGTTCCTCTTGCCTGTATGCTCTTTCTCGGCGCTCTGGCCGTCCTGGTCAGGCTTCATCTTATCGAAATGCCCGGGGCGTACCTCCCTTCCTGGCTCCTCGAGCTGGCTGTCCTGGCGATTACGGCCGGATTCCTGATGCTCGGGCTGGCGGGCATCATCAGGGCTCTCGGTCTGGTAAAATCCAAGAGCAGGCTGTACTACAGGCTCAATCTTATCGTCTACATGCCCGCTTGCCTGCTGCTCTTCGCAGCCGCGATAGCCGCTTTTTATTCATAA
- a CDS encoding ArsA family ATPase, producing the protein MRIIIYTGKGGVGKTSIAAATAVRLAAEGHRTLVMSTDSAHSLSDSFQLTLGGEPVKIAERLWGQEVDSLRETEKHWGAVQSWLSGLMSWAKLNDITTEETLVFPGMEELFNLMQIKRHAASGTYDVIIVDCAPTGQTLRLLSYPNLLKWWMEKIFPHERRLIKWARPIAKAVTGGLELPNDQVMDSIEAFVRELEDLQAIIADHAVATMRLVINPEKMVIAEARRAFTYLNLFGFNTDAVIVNRVLPEGAGSGYWSTWREIHAKYEEEIRGCFSPLPILSVPMMEREVHGLPMLKRIGQAAFSDCDASAVLYRGRIQEVRKEGDDYFLDLELPFVRKDQLQLSEKGDELTIQAGPYKNKVLLPRSLQGRPIVGARFSEQKLTIRFGGRSV; encoded by the coding sequence ATGAGAATTATCATCTATACGGGCAAAGGCGGGGTCGGGAAAACAAGCATTGCGGCGGCAACCGCAGTCCGGCTCGCTGCGGAGGGGCATCGCACCTTGGTCATGAGCACGGATTCGGCGCACAGCTTGTCCGATTCCTTCCAGCTGACTCTCGGGGGCGAACCGGTCAAGATCGCCGAGCGATTATGGGGCCAGGAGGTAGACAGTCTGCGGGAGACCGAGAAGCATTGGGGGGCGGTGCAGAGCTGGCTGTCCGGCTTGATGAGCTGGGCAAAGCTGAACGATATCACGACCGAGGAGACGCTTGTTTTTCCCGGCATGGAGGAACTGTTCAACCTGATGCAGATAAAGCGCCATGCTGCAAGCGGGACCTATGACGTCATCATAGTCGACTGTGCACCCACGGGGCAAACGCTCAGGCTGCTCAGCTATCCGAATCTGCTTAAGTGGTGGATGGAGAAAATTTTTCCGCATGAACGCCGTCTGATCAAATGGGCGAGGCCGATCGCCAAGGCGGTCACCGGCGGCCTGGAGCTGCCGAACGATCAAGTCATGGACAGCATCGAGGCATTCGTGCGCGAGCTGGAGGATCTGCAGGCCATCATTGCGGATCATGCGGTTGCGACCATGCGTCTGGTCATCAATCCGGAGAAAATGGTGATCGCTGAAGCGAGGCGGGCGTTCACGTATCTGAATTTGTTCGGCTTCAACACAGATGCGGTTATCGTCAACCGGGTGCTTCCCGAAGGGGCCGGTAGCGGTTACTGGTCGACGTGGCGGGAGATTCATGCCAAGTATGAAGAGGAGATCCGCGGCTGCTTCAGCCCGCTGCCGATACTCAGCGTTCCGATGATGGAGCGGGAGGTGCACGGGCTGCCTATGCTGAAAAGAATCGGGCAGGCCGCTTTCTCCGATTGCGACGCCTCCGCGGTGCTGTACCGGGGAAGAATACAGGAGGTTCGCAAGGAGGGGGACGATTATTTTCTGGATCTCGAATTGCCCTTTGTCCGGAAGGATCAGCTCCAGCTGAGCGAAAAAGGCGACGAGCTGACGATCCAGGCGGGCCCTTATAAAAACAAGGTGCTTCTGCCGCGCTCCCTGCAGGGGCGGCCCATCGTAGGGGCGCGTTTTTCGGAACAAAAGCTAACCATCCGTTTTGGAGGGAGAAGCGTATGA